In a genomic window of Nyctibius grandis isolate bNycGra1 chromosome 4, bNycGra1.pri, whole genome shotgun sequence:
- the RASSF10 gene encoding ras association domain-containing protein 10: MEPEERKISVWICQEEKLISGLSRRTTCSDVVRVLLEDSHHRRQRPALPEPGGGMLSGPPHSYCIVEKWRGFERILPNKTKILRLWVAWGDEQENVRFVLVRSEASLPNAGPRSAEARVVLSKERPGHGLGAARASLALTQERQRRVVRKAFRKLAKINKKRQQPLAREASSAERMETLVHLVLSQDHTIRQQIQRLRELDREIDRYEAKIHLDRMKRHGVNYVQDTYLVGAGGGEPEPGGAAQPAAGRPEEDYARKCEEVLQLQEQRAQQEELLEHLAAEIQEELNERWMKRRREELELAAGPGLADTDCDTTELSGGGGEGELHLEHERVKTQLSTSLYIGLKLSTDLEAVKTDLDYTQRAWEDKERELQRLLDTLGTLDVAEAPVEPRGAAGGGRPAAGGSAAGWVEQARALRKDRADNDEDSDTGLSSMHSQDSDSVPVCESLV, from the coding sequence ATGGAGCCCGAGGAGCGGAAGATCTCGGTGTGGATCTGCCAGGAGGAGAAGCTGATCTCCGGGCTCTCCCGGCGGACCACCTGCTCGGACGTGGTgcgggtgctgctggaggacaGCCACCACCGGCGGCAGCGGCCGGCGCTGCCCGAGCCCGGCGGCGGGATGCTGTCGGGGCCGCCGCACTCCTACTGCATCGTGGAGAAGTGGCGCGGCTTCGAGCGGATCCTGCCCAACAAGACGAAGATCCTGCGGCTCTGGGTGGCGTGGGGGGACGAGCAGGAGAACGTGCGCTTCGTGCTGGTGCGCAGCGAGGCTTCGCTGCCCAACGCGGGGCCGCGCAGCGCCGAGGCGCGGGTGGTGCTCAGCAAGGAGCGCCCCGGCCACGGCCTGGGGGCGGCCCGCGCCAGCCTGGCGCTCACGCAGGAGCGGCAGCGGCGGGTGGTGAGGAAAGCCTTCCGCAAGCTGGCCAAGATCAACAAGAAGCGGCAGCAGCCGCTGGCCCGGGAAGCCTCGTCGGCGGAGAGGATGGAGACGCTGGTGCACCTGGTGCTCTCGCAGGACCACACCATCCGGCAGCAGATCCAGCGGCTCCGCGAGCTGGACCGGGAGATCGACAGGTACGAGGCCAAGATCCACCTGGACCGCATGAAGCGGCACGGCGTTAACTACGTGCAGGACACCTACCTGGtgggggccggcggcggggagccggagccgggcggggcggcccagcccgccgccggccgccccgAGGAGGACTACGCCAGGAAGTGCGAGgaggtgctgcagctgcaggagcagcgggcgcagcaggaggagctgctggagcaccTGGCCGCCGAGATCCAGGAGGAGCTCAACGAGCGCTGGATGaagcggcggcgggaggagctggagctggcggcggggcccggcctgGCCGACACAGACTGCGACACCACGGAGctgagcggcggcggcggcgagggcGAGCTGCACCTGGAGCACGAACGGGTGAAGACCCAGCTGAGCACCAGCCTCTACATCGGCCTCAAGCTGAGCACGGACCTGGAGGCCGTCAAAACCGACCTGGACTACACGCAGCGGGCGTGGGAGGACAAGGAGCGGGAGCTGCAGCGGCTCCTGGACACGCTGGGCACCCTGGACGTGGCGGAGGCGCCGGTGGAgccgcgcggggcggcgggcggggggcggccggcggcggggggcagcgcgGCCGGCTGGGTGGAGCAGGCGCGGGCGCTGCGCAAGGACCGCGCCGACAACGACGAGGACTCGGACACGGGGCTGAGCTCCATGCACAGCCAGGACTCGGACTCGGTGCCCGTCTGCGAGTCCCTCGTCTAG